A region of Xanthocytophaga agilis DNA encodes the following proteins:
- a CDS encoding serine hydrolase domain-containing protein yields MKNICVVFLLWIFTSSPFTIQAQSLEKAVDGLILKDFNDKSGPGGVFMIAHHGKPVYQKAFGKANLELGHNLSVDNVFQLGSMTKQFTAVAILLLEQQGKLSTVDTISKYIGDYPNGNKITIHHLLTHTSGIKDFTKMRSLQDIAQKEMTPKMMVDFFKDEPVDFVPGEKFDYNNSGYVLLGYLIELVSGEKYEDYIKKHIFDKVGMSHSYYASDRNVIKGRAYGYHKKEFGYVNKTVISFSVPFSSGSLMSTLSDMLKWQNSLNNNLLLDTAATRKAFSRYKLNNGSEFSYGYGWHIRDINKVPTREHGGSIFGFKTMGVYIPSEDIYVIGLSNCDCHSPTKLTGDMAALALKFLGSRKKDIR; encoded by the coding sequence ATGAAGAACATTTGTGTAGTATTTCTTTTGTGGATATTTACCAGCAGTCCATTTACCATCCAAGCCCAAAGCCTTGAGAAGGCCGTCGATGGTCTAATTTTAAAGGATTTTAATGATAAAAGTGGTCCAGGCGGTGTCTTTATGATTGCGCATCATGGAAAGCCAGTGTATCAAAAGGCTTTTGGTAAGGCGAACCTGGAGCTTGGCCATAACCTGTCGGTGGATAATGTGTTTCAACTTGGTTCCATGACAAAACAGTTTACTGCTGTCGCAATACTACTGTTAGAGCAGCAAGGTAAGCTCAGTACTGTGGATACGATTTCAAAATATATTGGGGATTATCCCAATGGGAATAAGATAACAATCCATCATCTGTTGACACATACTTCTGGAATAAAGGATTTTACCAAAATGAGATCTTTACAGGATATTGCACAAAAAGAGATGACACCTAAAATGATGGTAGATTTCTTTAAGGACGAACCTGTTGATTTTGTACCAGGTGAAAAGTTTGACTATAATAATTCCGGATATGTTTTGCTGGGTTATCTGATTGAACTGGTTTCCGGTGAAAAATATGAAGATTATATCAAGAAACACATTTTTGACAAAGTGGGTATGAGCCACTCCTATTATGCGAGTGATCGAAACGTTATTAAGGGTAGAGCTTATGGATACCATAAAAAAGAGTTTGGCTATGTAAATAAAACTGTAATTAGTTTCAGTGTTCCGTTTTCTTCCGGTTCTTTAATGTCCACTTTATCGGATATGCTCAAATGGCAAAATTCACTGAACAACAATCTTTTACTTGATACGGCTGCAACGAGAAAAGCATTTAGCCGATATAAACTAAATAATGGTTCGGAGTTTTCGTATGGGTATGGATGGCACATCAGGGATATAAACAAAGTGCCAACTCGGGAGCATGGGGGAAGCATTTTTGGATTTAAGACAATGGGTGTATACATTCCCAGTGAAGACATTTATGTAATAGGATTGAGCAATTGCGATTGCCATTCGCCCACAAAGTTAACCGGCGACATGGCAGCGTTAGCTCTTAAATTCCTGGGTAGTCGAAAGAAGGATATTCGTTAG